One genomic segment of uncultured Fibrobacter sp. includes these proteins:
- a CDS encoding transporter, whose translation MFKKIALVAAMAASASFATYTFFPVGDANKGEATIGPSYYWHDDWSMMQINANVKYNVIQNLELSLQGLGYQLWNEDEHCDDNGAKCPDSDGLLAMTIGARYQFMPMLIAALDIKVPLSSEDAVGGKYDPLGFYGAIQYTQELVSNLYIGSELGLTFDLEDEDLSHGLVLTLQAELDYSIASIGLTPWIGFAFNYKLTDDEYSGVGKWEDHSGDNGFTIWLGAQYDINTMFGVKANFVINTGDSMGAFGGDNKAKGVNGALVIRF comes from the coding sequence ATGTTCAAGAAGATCGCACTCGTCGCAGCCATGGCTGCAAGCGCATCCTTTGCAACCTACACCTTCTTCCCGGTTGGCGACGCCAACAAGGGTGAAGCCACCATCGGCCCCAGCTACTATTGGCATGACGACTGGTCCATGATGCAAATCAACGCAAACGTCAAGTACAACGTTATCCAGAACCTGGAACTTTCTCTCCAGGGTCTCGGCTACCAGCTCTGGAACGAAGACGAACACTGCGATGACAATGGAGCCAAGTGCCCCGATTCTGACGGTCTGCTGGCCATGACCATTGGTGCCCGTTACCAGTTCATGCCCATGCTGATTGCAGCTTTGGACATTAAGGTTCCCCTGAGCTCTGAAGATGCCGTTGGTGGCAAGTATGATCCGCTTGGTTTCTATGGCGCAATCCAGTATACTCAGGAACTCGTCTCCAATCTTTACATTGGTTCTGAACTCGGCCTTACCTTCGACCTTGAGGACGAAGACCTTTCTCATGGTCTGGTATTGACCTTGCAAGCTGAATTGGACTACAGCATTGCATCCATCGGTCTGACTCCGTGGATTGGCTTTGCATTCAACTACAAGCTGACCGACGACGAATATTCGGGCGTGGGTAAGTGGGAAGATCACTCCGGCGACAACGGCTTCACCATTTGGCTCGGTGCACAGTACGACATCAACACCATGTTCGGTGTCAAGGCTAACTTCGTTATCAATACCGGCGACTCTATGGGTGCATTCGGTGGAGACAACAAGGCTAAGGGTGTCAACGGCGCTCTCGTCATCCGTTTCTAA
- a CDS encoding extracellular solute-binding protein, whose amino-acid sequence MKIEKNRMGFYGAAIVSAALMAFSLTACNESGASKSAGSKSADLNCPELPLDSTATGEFDPIASKDARPCGTITLWGSAMPKSFNMWEDYNSFSAELMGMMFEPLVSLHSTEDREVGILADSWNVSEDGKTFTFHVDPRAKWSDGKAITAEDVQFYYDVIMDEKNLTPIFKVGLSRFDRPEVVDSLTVKMTAKESHWGNFWEAAGMLAFPKHAWAGKDFNQIRYDFPVVSGPYIIKTFREDRYVELARRADWWGFKKNWNRGKYNFEKIRYRFMNDQTKALEAFKKQDFNAYAIYTSSIWMKQTDFDAVKKGWAVKQRIFNKEPIGFQGMAINLRKPQFQDVRVRRALSMLLNREAMNEKYMFGQYFLLNSYYPDLWENNQNPTAPLYTFNPDSARALFAEAGYKVNAQGVLEKDGKPFAINFITSQEDLRHLTLFQEDLKKVGVVATIEQMSQSTLRKRLDDADFDLYWVNWGAGRLRDPEASWSSATALQKGTNNLAGVQDKVVDSLINLQKTEFDLAKRNEILKALDNRLSEIVPYVLMWQCDHHRILYWNRYGTPEKVLDRFNREDAIPVYWWLDPAKSAALDKAMKAGESLPIPEYDIK is encoded by the coding sequence ATGAAAATTGAAAAAAATAGAATGGGTTTTTATGGCGCAGCAATTGTCTCTGCGGCGCTGATGGCTTTTTCTCTTACCGCCTGCAACGAGTCTGGTGCCTCCAAGAGCGCGGGCTCGAAAAGTGCGGACTTGAACTGCCCGGAACTCCCGCTGGATTCTACGGCCACGGGCGAGTTTGACCCGATTGCCTCGAAGGATGCCCGCCCCTGCGGAACGATTACGCTCTGGGGCTCTGCAATGCCCAAGTCCTTTAACATGTGGGAAGACTACAACAGCTTCTCGGCCGAACTCATGGGCATGATGTTCGAACCGCTCGTGAGCCTGCATAGCACTGAAGACCGCGAAGTGGGAATCCTCGCCGACAGCTGGAATGTGTCCGAAGACGGCAAGACGTTTACCTTCCATGTGGACCCGCGAGCCAAGTGGAGTGACGGCAAGGCGATTACCGCCGAAGACGTGCAGTTCTACTACGACGTCATCATGGACGAAAAGAACCTGACGCCGATTTTCAAGGTGGGGCTTAGCCGCTTTGACCGCCCCGAAGTGGTGGATAGCCTGACGGTCAAGATGACCGCCAAGGAATCTCACTGGGGTAACTTCTGGGAAGCCGCAGGCATGCTCGCCTTCCCGAAGCACGCTTGGGCCGGCAAGGACTTTAACCAGATCCGCTACGATTTCCCGGTGGTTAGCGGTCCCTATATCATCAAGACCTTCCGCGAAGACCGCTATGTAGAACTTGCTCGCCGCGCCGACTGGTGGGGCTTCAAGAAAAACTGGAACCGCGGCAAGTACAATTTTGAAAAGATCCGCTACCGTTTTATGAACGACCAGACGAAGGCCCTCGAAGCCTTCAAGAAGCAAGACTTCAACGCTTACGCCATTTACACCAGCAGCATCTGGATGAAACAGACGGACTTCGATGCCGTCAAGAAAGGCTGGGCTGTAAAGCAGCGCATCTTCAACAAGGAACCGATCGGTTTCCAGGGTATGGCAATCAACTTGCGCAAGCCCCAGTTCCAGGATGTTCGCGTGCGTCGCGCCTTGAGCATGCTCCTGAATCGCGAGGCCATGAACGAAAAGTATATGTTCGGCCAGTATTTCTTACTGAACAGCTACTACCCGGACTTGTGGGAAAACAACCAGAACCCGACGGCTCCGCTTTACACCTTTAACCCCGACAGCGCCCGCGCCCTCTTTGCTGAGGCTGGCTACAAGGTGAACGCTCAGGGCGTGCTTGAAAAAGACGGCAAACCGTTTGCCATCAACTTTATCACGAGCCAAGAAGACTTGCGCCACCTCACGCTTTTCCAGGAAGACTTGAAGAAGGTGGGCGTTGTGGCGACTATCGAACAGATGTCGCAGAGCACGCTCCGCAAGCGCCTGGACGATGCTGACTTTGACCTTTACTGGGTGAACTGGGGCGCAGGCCGTCTCCGCGACCCGGAAGCAAGCTGGTCTTCGGCAACCGCACTGCAGAAGGGTACGAACAACCTCGCCGGCGTGCAGGACAAGGTGGTGGATAGCCTTATCAACTTGCAGAAGACTGAATTCGACTTGGCCAAGCGTAACGAAATCTTGAAGGCACTCGACAACCGTCTCTCTGAAATCGTGCCGTACGTGTTGATGTGGCAATGCGACCACCACCGCATTCTTTACTGGAACCGCTACGGCACGCCCGAAAAGGTGCTGGACCGCTTTAACCGCGAAGACGCCATCCCGGTTTACTGGTGGCTCGATCCGGCAAAGTCCGCAGCGCTTGACAAGGCCATGAAGGCCGGCGAATCCCTCCCGATTCCCGAATACGATATCAAGTAG
- a CDS encoding pseudouridine synthase, producing MSTVILFNKPFGVLSQFTPESGHAALDTFGFPPGVYAAGRLDHDSEGALLLTDNGKLIKKLLDPKFEHPRTYLAQVDGQITEEAVRKLAKGVDIKGYHTKPCKAEIAEEPDWLWPRNPPVRFRANIPTSWVRLTLIEGKNRQVRHMTAAVGFPTLRLIRVKIGNISLGGLNPGEWRVVTDKVV from the coding sequence ATGTCCACGGTTATCTTGTTTAACAAACCTTTTGGCGTTTTGAGCCAGTTCACGCCGGAATCGGGCCATGCAGCGCTCGATACGTTCGGGTTCCCGCCGGGAGTGTATGCGGCTGGGCGCTTGGATCACGATAGTGAGGGCGCGCTCTTGCTGACGGATAACGGCAAGTTAATCAAGAAACTGCTGGACCCGAAATTTGAGCACCCGCGTACCTACTTGGCACAAGTAGACGGCCAGATTACCGAAGAGGCGGTGCGCAAACTTGCGAAAGGGGTAGACATCAAGGGCTATCATACCAAACCTTGCAAGGCAGAAATTGCTGAAGAACCCGACTGGCTTTGGCCCCGCAATCCGCCGGTACGTTTTCGCGCGAACATTCCCACGAGCTGGGTGCGTCTCACGCTCATCGAAGGCAAAAATCGCCAGGTCCGCCACATGACCGCGGCAGTAGGGTTCCCGACACTTCGCCTAATTCGCGTGAAAATCGGCAATATTTCGCTAGGTGGTTTAAATCCGGGCGAGTGGCGCGTGGTTACCGATAAAGTTGTTTAA
- a CDS encoding NAD-dependent epimerase/dehydratase family protein: MKILVTGAAGFIGSKLMFMLAERGDEVVGLDNINDYYDVRLKYGRLREGGIEQPGDNFAYGAMVQSTKYMNCRFVKMGIDDKEPLDKLFAEEKFDKVVNLAAQAGVRYSITNPYAYLQSNLVGFLNILEACRHNQVKYLVFASSSSVYGLNSKVPYSEDDKVDNPVSLYAASKKSNELMAHSYSKLYNLPVAGLRFFTVYGPWGRPDMSPMLFARAISKGEPIKVFNNGDMIRDFTYIDDIAEGTIHTLDHVPDAAKCPNNVPYKIYNIGCSHPIKLMDFIAEIENAYGEPAKKNFLPMQPGDVYQTNADTTKLETECGYKPHWSLHDGIAEFMKWYKSDKNPLK; the protein is encoded by the coding sequence ATGAAAATTTTGGTTACAGGTGCAGCAGGTTTTATTGGTTCCAAGCTCATGTTCATGCTTGCAGAACGCGGCGATGAAGTTGTAGGCCTCGACAATATTAACGACTATTACGATGTACGCCTCAAGTACGGCCGCCTCCGCGAAGGCGGCATCGAGCAGCCCGGCGACAACTTCGCCTACGGCGCCATGGTTCAAAGCACCAAGTACATGAACTGCCGATTTGTAAAGATGGGCATCGACGACAAGGAACCGCTCGACAAGCTCTTTGCCGAAGAAAAGTTCGACAAGGTCGTGAACCTCGCCGCCCAAGCAGGCGTGCGCTACTCCATTACGAACCCGTATGCTTACCTGCAAAGCAACCTGGTCGGTTTTCTGAACATTCTGGAAGCCTGCCGCCACAACCAAGTCAAGTATCTCGTGTTTGCCTCGTCGAGTTCCGTGTACGGCCTCAACAGCAAGGTGCCTTACAGCGAAGATGACAAGGTCGACAATCCGGTGAGCCTGTACGCCGCCAGCAAGAAGAGCAACGAGCTCATGGCCCACAGCTACAGCAAGCTTTACAACCTGCCCGTCGCGGGTCTACGGTTCTTTACCGTATACGGGCCGTGGGGACGTCCCGACATGTCGCCCATGCTTTTTGCCCGCGCCATTTCCAAGGGCGAACCCATCAAGGTATTCAACAACGGCGACATGATCCGCGACTTTACCTACATCGATGACATCGCCGAAGGCACCATCCACACGCTGGACCATGTGCCCGATGCCGCCAAGTGTCCAAACAACGTACCCTACAAGATTTATAACATCGGCTGCAGCCACCCCATAAAGCTTATGGACTTTATTGCGGAAATCGAAAACGCTTACGGCGAGCCTGCCAAGAAGAACTTCTTGCCCATGCAGCCCGGCGACGTGTACCAGACCAACGCCGATACCACCAAGCTCGAAACAGAATGCGGCTACAAGCCCCACTGGAGCCTGCACGACGGCATCGCCGAATTCATGAAGTGGTACAAGAGCGACAAGAACCCGCTGAAGTAG